CTACGGTCCAAGACAATCAGCAAGAGCTGTTATTCCCACTATCATAGCTCAAATCTTGGCAGGAGCAAAGGAAATAAAACTAGGAAGCCTTACACCAACGAGAGATTTTAACTATGTAAAGGATACAGTAGAAGGGTTTATAAAAGTAGCAGAAAGTGACAGGACGATAGGAAGGGTGACCAACATTGGAACGGGTAAAGAAATATCCATAGGAGAGCTGGCAAAGAAAATCATCTCACTAACAGGAAGAAATGTAGAAATCATCTGCGAAGAAGAAAGAATAAGACCAGAAAAGAGTGAAGTTAATAGGCTTTGTGCCTGCAACAAAAAGGCTATGGATGATGCTGGTTGGAAGTCACAATATTCTCTAGACACTGGACTAATAGAGACAATACACTGGATAGAGAAAAACTTACAGTATTTTAAAAGCAATATCTATAATGTATAAAAAACAAAAAGAGGTGGATCATATGATTCCATTAGCTATACCTAACATAGCAGGCAATGAATGGAGGTACATTAAGGAGTGTTTAGATACGAATTGGGTATCCTCTGTAGGTAGTTATGTAGACTTGTTTGAAGAAAAATTCAGGGAGTATTTAAGTACACAAAAAGCAGTAGCAACCATGAATGGTACTGCTGCCATCACTTTAGCATTACAAACGCTAGGAATAGGAGCAGGGGATGAAGTTATCGTTCCTTCTATGACCTTTGTTGCTAGTGTAAATCCTGTGGTATATGTAGGGGCAAATCCTGTATTTATAGATATTACCCCGGACACATGGGTGATGGATGTAGATATGCTAGAAGAACGAATCACGGAAAAAACAAAGGCAATTATTCCTGTGCATGTCTATGGAAATATGGTGGATATGGAGCCGCTATTAAAAATAGCCAAAAAGTATCATTTATATGTGATAGAAGATGCCACGGAAGCCTTAGGTTCAGAATATAGGACAAGTGATGGAAAGTGGCATAAAGCAGGAACATTAGGTAATTTTGGCACCTTCAGCTTTAATGGCAACAAATTGATTACTACAGGAGCAGGAGGTATGTTGGTTACACATGATGTAGATTTAGGAGAAAAAGCCAAACATCTGTGCAACCAAGCTAAAACCACCTTACCTAATGGTGATATAGTACATGAGGAAATAGGTTATAACTATCGCATGCCTAATATATTGGCTGCCATGGGTGTGGCGCAGCTAGAAAAAATAGAAGAATATATACTAATAAAAATAAAAAATGCAAAATTATATCATAGCTATTTGCAAAATATCGAAGGAATTAGACTACCAAAAGAAAAAGAAAATGTTAAGCATGTTCACTGGTTATACAGTATCTTAATAGAAGAAAATTATGGTTCTGATAGAGATGAATTGATAAAAAAGCTAAATGAAAGAGGAATTGGAAGTAGGGGTTTTTTTCAACCAATTCATACTATGAGACCTTATGCAGATTACTCAAAGGGAGCTATGAACAATACCTATAGGGTTAGTAAACGAGGAGTCAATTTACCCAGTTCAGTATCCTTGTCTTCAAAAGATTGTCAGTATATATGCAATACAATTCATAATATTCATAGAGGATGCTTGTAGTTGCAATTGTTACGAGGTGATAAACATTGAAAAAATTGTTGATCGCAGGTGTAGGTGGTTTTGGAAGAGAAGTCTTTCAATGGGCAAGTGATTTCCAAAACAAAACCCCTAAGTGGAGAGAAATAAAGTTTTTAATAAAAAGTTTACAGGAAAAGGACGACTTAGCGTTAATAGAACAATTTCACCTACCTTATGAAACGGAAGAGGAAATAAAGCTTAGTAATAAAGAGGAGATAGAAATAGTATGTGCGATAGGAGATCCTAATCTAAAGTTATCAGTTTGCAACGAACTGGAAAAAATGGGACTAAACTTCGTTACACTCATACATCCTACAGCCGTGGTGGGAAGAGATTGTGAGATAGGTAAGGGTGTGATTATTTGTCCTGGAGCAGTTATTACAACAAATGTTAAAATAGGAAACTTCGTTAGTATTAATTGTTTGTCCTCTATAGGGCATGATGTTGTTGTAGAAGAAGGGTGTACCATTAGTTCTCAATGTGATATTACTGGAAGTGTTTATATTGAAAGAGGCGTCTTTTTAGGGAGTGGTGCTAGAATACTGCCAAAAGGAAGGGTTGGAAGGTATGCAAAAGTTGGTGCGGGAAGCGTTGTTCTTAGGAGAGTTAAACCAAACTCCACTGTTTTTGGAAATCCAGCAAGAGAGATATAATATATGAACCAGGAGGTATAGCATGAAAGTAGAGGAATTGATAGAAAAAATAGCGGAAGCGTTATTAGAGGAAAGAGAAATTACTTTAGAAACAGAGCTTGATGAATTAGAAGGCTGGGATTCATTAGGAAGGCTAGGAATTATTGCATTATTTGATGAGCTATTTAATCAAAGCTTAGAGGCAGAAAAACTAAAGCGGTGTGAAACAATAGAGGACATCGTAAGTCTAGTTAAAGTAAATTTGGAGGAATAAAATGGCTATTTCAAAGATAAATAATGCTAAGATACAAGGAATAGTATGCGCATTACCAGATAATGAGATTTCTATTTTCGATCTTGGCAAAAATTATTTTCAGGAAAAAGATATAGAGAAGATATCTGAAATGAGTGGGGTAAAAAGGGTTTTTCATGCAAAGTCAAATCAAACCGCTAGTGACTTATGTTATGAAGCAGCAGAAAGATTACTTAAGGAATTGGACTGGCAAAAAGAAAGTGTAGATGGACTTTTATTTATCTCACAGACGCCTGATTACATTACTCCCTCCACTGCTTGTATATTACAAAACAAACTAGGCTTACATAGAAATTGTATTGCTCTAGATATCAACTTAGGCTGCTCTGGCTATGTGTATGGGCTCTGGTTAGCTAGTCAATTTATTCAAACAAAAGCCTGCAGCAGGGTGTTAGTTCTAGTAGGTGATACCTTAACACGGACCATTTCAAAACAAGATAAATCTGTAGCATTAATCTTCGGAGACGGTGCCTCAGCCACTGCTATTGAATACACAGAACAAAACAGTACAAGCACTTATATACTGAATTCTGATGGTGCGGGAGCAAATAGTCTAATTATACCAGCCGGTGGTTTTAGAATGCCTGCTTCTCCCACTACAATGAAATTAGAGTCAGATGAAGATGGGAATATAAGAGGGCAAGAACATATTTATATGAATGGAATGGATATTTTTAGCTTTGCGGTTAAAGAAATTCCTCAGATTATCCAGGAGGTTATCAACTATCATGGATGGAATATAGCAGATGTCGATCAATTTTTGTTACATCAGGCTAATAACTACATGTTAAAATTCATCGGTAGAAAGGCCAAAATCCCTATTGAAAAAATGCCTTTAAATATAGATGGATTTGGCAATACAAGTGGAACCACAATTCCTTTGTTAATATGTGATAAACTAAAGGATAGACTAAAAGGTGAGAATTTAAATATTGTCATGGCAGGATTTGGTGTAGGACTATCATGGGGAGCTTTGGCTGCATCTATGTCTCAGGTACATTGTACAGAAATAATCTATATATAAGGGGATGAGTAGACATGAGGGACCCATTTAGTCTTAATAATAAAACAATTCTTGTTACAGGGGCATCTTCAGGTATTGGAAGGGAAGTAGCTATTGCCATTAGCAACCAAGGGGGCAGAGCTATTATTAGTGGTAGAGATGAAATGGAGCTTAATAAAACCTATGAGGTTTTAGAATACAAAGAAAAACATGCTATTGAGGCATATGATCTTATGAATATTGATGGTATTCAAGCCTGGTTGACAAGTATAGTTAAGAAATATGATGGGAAATTAGATGGATTCGTCCATTGTGCAGGAATGAGTATGCTTAAGCCACTATTTCTTTTAAACCATCATGAAATTGATAAAATCATGAAATTAAACTTTCAGGCGGGAGTTGAGCTGTTAAAGCATGCTGGAAACCCTAAGATAAGTTTAAAAGGCAGTTCTTTTGTTTTTATTTCTTCAGTGGCAGGGATGATGGGGGAACCTGGAGCCCTAGCTTACTGTAGCAGCAAAGCGGCATTGATATCTGCAGCTAAGACGGCAGCAATAGAATTAGCAAGATTTTCTTATAGAGTGAACTGCATTGCTCCAGGCATGGTAAAGACCCCTATGCTGCAACAATATGAAGAAACTTTGGGTGAAGAACAAATGGAAGTTTTAAAAAGAAAGTTTCCATTAGGTATAGGGGAGCCTAAAGATGTGGCTGCTTCTTCTGTGTTTTTGCTTTCAGAGGCGGCAAGGTGGATTACAGGCACAACATTAGTAGTAGATGGTGGATATACCTGCGGAAAATAATAATGGTGAATTGGAGGTTTAAGGTGTGAAGACTATTCATCGAGAAGAAGTAATGACTATGATTAAAGAAGCAGTAGAGGAATATAACC
The sequence above is drawn from the Clostridium formicaceticum genome and encodes:
- a CDS encoding LegC family aminotransferase, producing the protein MIPLAIPNIAGNEWRYIKECLDTNWVSSVGSYVDLFEEKFREYLSTQKAVATMNGTAAITLALQTLGIGAGDEVIVPSMTFVASVNPVVYVGANPVFIDITPDTWVMDVDMLEERITEKTKAIIPVHVYGNMVDMEPLLKIAKKYHLYVIEDATEALGSEYRTSDGKWHKAGTLGNFGTFSFNGNKLITTGAGGMLVTHDVDLGEKAKHLCNQAKTTLPNGDIVHEEIGYNYRMPNILAAMGVAQLEKIEEYILIKIKNAKLYHSYLQNIEGIRLPKEKENVKHVHWLYSILIEENYGSDRDELIKKLNERGIGSRGFFQPIHTMRPYADYSKGAMNNTYRVSKRGVNLPSSVSLSSKDCQYICNTIHNIHRGCL
- a CDS encoding acetyltransferase encodes the protein MKKLLIAGVGGFGREVFQWASDFQNKTPKWREIKFLIKSLQEKDDLALIEQFHLPYETEEEIKLSNKEEIEIVCAIGDPNLKLSVCNELEKMGLNFVTLIHPTAVVGRDCEIGKGVIICPGAVITTNVKIGNFVSINCLSSIGHDVVVEEGCTISSQCDITGSVYIERGVFLGSGARILPKGRVGRYAKVGAGSVVLRRVKPNSTVFGNPAREI
- a CDS encoding acyl carrier protein; this encodes MKVEELIEKIAEALLEEREITLETELDELEGWDSLGRLGIIALFDELFNQSLEAEKLKRCETIEDIVSLVKVNLEE
- a CDS encoding 3-oxoacyl-ACP synthase III family protein, producing the protein MAISKINNAKIQGIVCALPDNEISIFDLGKNYFQEKDIEKISEMSGVKRVFHAKSNQTASDLCYEAAERLLKELDWQKESVDGLLFISQTPDYITPSTACILQNKLGLHRNCIALDINLGCSGYVYGLWLASQFIQTKACSRVLVLVGDTLTRTISKQDKSVALIFGDGASATAIEYTEQNSTSTYILNSDGAGANSLIIPAGGFRMPASPTTMKLESDEDGNIRGQEHIYMNGMDIFSFAVKEIPQIIQEVINYHGWNIADVDQFLLHQANNYMLKFIGRKAKIPIEKMPLNIDGFGNTSGTTIPLLICDKLKDRLKGENLNIVMAGFGVGLSWGALAASMSQVHCTEIIYI
- a CDS encoding SDR family NAD(P)-dependent oxidoreductase, whose product is MRDPFSLNNKTILVTGASSGIGREVAIAISNQGGRAIISGRDEMELNKTYEVLEYKEKHAIEAYDLMNIDGIQAWLTSIVKKYDGKLDGFVHCAGMSMLKPLFLLNHHEIDKIMKLNFQAGVELLKHAGNPKISLKGSSFVFISSVAGMMGEPGALAYCSSKAALISAAKTAAIELARFSYRVNCIAPGMVKTPMLQQYEETLGEEQMEVLKRKFPLGIGEPKDVAASSVFLLSEAARWITGTTLVVDGGYTCGK